In the genome of Paenibacillus sp. FSL R5-0766, one region contains:
- a CDS encoding ABC-2 family transporter protein: protein MNAFPKYGRVFQLGVQSSLEYRLDFLFSLISAFFPILIQYYIWTAVYGRSESSEFFGYTYGQMILYTITAAIVTKIVTTDIGQNVATEIKDGGLNKYLVQPVSFFALKLFTMLGQKIFFFSAMLCILLFTLVYLTGTYGIRIPLAHILLFMVSMVLSLLLNFLISYTLAAVAFILSEISYFFEMTGLFVIILSGGVFPIEVFGKTINKILDYLPFKYTIHFPANVINGRLSMDEAVQGIGMQFFWMIALLAFSRIVWRAGMKKYLGLGG, encoded by the coding sequence ATGAATGCCTTTCCCAAATACGGACGCGTGTTCCAGTTAGGCGTTCAGTCTTCACTCGAATATCGACTTGACTTTCTCTTTTCCTTGATCAGTGCATTCTTTCCGATTCTGATCCAATATTATATTTGGACAGCGGTCTATGGAAGATCAGAATCGTCGGAATTTTTCGGATATACCTACGGCCAAATGATTTTATACACGATAACGGCAGCCATCGTGACAAAAATTGTGACAACGGATATAGGTCAAAACGTGGCCACCGAGATCAAGGATGGTGGGTTGAATAAATATTTGGTTCAACCGGTCAGTTTTTTCGCTCTAAAGCTATTTACTATGCTGGGGCAAAAGATTTTCTTTTTTTCAGCCATGCTATGTATCTTGCTGTTTACACTCGTTTACTTGACCGGAACTTATGGTATACGGATTCCCTTGGCACATATTCTACTCTTTATGGTGTCAATGGTCCTGTCTTTGTTGTTAAACTTTCTTATCTCTTATACGCTCGCGGCTGTTGCATTTATATTGTCTGAAATCTCCTATTTTTTTGAAATGACCGGCTTATTTGTCATCATTTTAAGTGGTGGTGTTTTTCCGATTGAGGTGTTTGGTAAGACCATAAATAAGATTTTAGACTACTTGCCGTTCAAGTATACGATCCATTTTCCAGCGAATGTTATTAATGGCAGATTGTCAATGGACGAGGCAGTACAAGGAATCGGGATGCAGTTCTTCTGGATGATCGCGCTGCTTGCCTTTTCACGGATCGTATGGCGCGCCGGTATGAAGAAGTATCTCGGATTGGGGGGCTGA
- a CDS encoding ABC-2 family transporter protein, with protein MRGWLVTLRNYLMIYFLFIKNCFIAQMEYRTNFILGIAVEIAYLFAKLLYVVVVYETDLHIGSITPDGILMFVGTYTIMTGLYSGLFFPNFVRVSEYIRSGTLDLLMVKPISLQFLVSLRYIDLGMPIPNFIAGGTMVVISWNALNIPVTAWSLFSFLFYLGTALIITYCLMFIPALLSFWLVNTGGLAGIFYSIWDANNMPMPIYSRFIQRIGVYVLPFLVITNFGPMMVMNQLTPALAVWGAIAPIVLLVIVRFVWNRAIRNYNSASG; from the coding sequence GTGAGAGGATGGCTGGTAACGCTTCGCAACTACCTAATGATTTACTTTTTGTTCATTAAGAACTGCTTTATTGCTCAAATGGAATACAGGACGAACTTCATACTCGGGATTGCTGTGGAAATCGCTTACTTGTTTGCCAAGCTGCTTTACGTCGTAGTAGTTTATGAGACGGACTTGCATATCGGATCGATCACGCCTGATGGTATCTTGATGTTTGTCGGCACATACACGATTATGACCGGTCTCTATTCCGGGCTGTTTTTCCCTAATTTCGTGAGGGTATCCGAGTATATACGCAGCGGGACGTTGGATCTACTCATGGTTAAGCCAATTTCACTACAGTTTTTGGTTTCGCTTCGATACATCGATCTTGGGATGCCAATTCCGAATTTCATCGCGGGTGGAACGATGGTTGTGATCAGTTGGAATGCATTAAATATTCCCGTAACGGCATGGAGTTTATTCTCATTTTTGTTTTACTTGGGGACAGCGTTGATCATTACTTACTGTCTGATGTTCATCCCAGCTTTGTTATCCTTCTGGCTTGTTAATACGGGAGGACTGGCGGGAATTTTCTATTCTATTTGGGACGCCAACAATATGCCAATGCCGATCTATTCACGTTTCATCCAACGAATCGGCGTGTATGTGCTGCCTTTTCTCGTCATTACGAATTTTGGGCCTATGATGGTGATGAATCAGCTGACACCTGCTTTGGCGGTATGGGGCGCTATCGCACCAATCGTGCTCCTTGTAATCGTTCGCTTCGTTTGGAATCGGGCAATACGTAATTATAACAGTGCAAGCGGCTAA